The genomic DNA TCGAAACCGTGCCGACGGGATCGCTGGGCCTCGACATCGCGCTCGGCGTCGGCGGCCTGCCGCGCGGCCGCATCATCGAAATCTACGGACCGGAAAGCTCGGGCAAGACGACGCTGGCGTTGCACACGGTCGCGGAAGCCCAGAAGAAGGGCGGCATCTGCGCCTTCGTCGACGCCGAGCATGCGCTCGATCCGGTCTATGCCCGCAAGCTCGGCGTCGACCTCGAGAACCTGCTGATCTCGCAGCCCGACACCGGCGAGCAGGCGCTGGAGATCTGCGACACGCTGGTGCGCTCGGGCGCCATCGACGTGCTGGTGGTCGATTCGGTCGCGGCGCTGACGCCGCGCGCCGAAATCGAGGGTGAGATGGGCGACGCGCTGCCCGGTCTGCAGGCCCGCCTTATGAGCCAGGCGCTGCGCAAGCTGACCGCCTCGATCTCGCGCTCCAACACCATGGTCATTTTCATCAACCAGATCCGCATGAAGATCGGCGTCATGTTCGGCTCGCCGGAGACGACCACCGGCGGCAACGCGCTGAAATTCTACGCCTCGGTGCGGCTCGACATCCGCCGCATCGGCTCGGTCAAGGACCGCGACGAGGTGGTCGGCAACCAGACCCGCGTCAAGGTGGTGAAGAACAAGCTGGCCCCGCCCTTCAAGGTGGTCGAGTTCGACATCATGTATGGCGAGGGCGTGTCGAAAACCGGCGAGCTCGTCGATCTCGGCGTCAAGGCCGGCGTGGTCGAGAAGTCGGGCGCCTGGTTCTCCTACAATTCGCAGCGTCTCGGCCAGGGCCGCGAGAACGCCAAGCTGTTCCTGCGCGACAATCCGGACACGGCGCGCGAGATCGAGCTGGCGCTGAGGCAGAATGCCGGGCTGATCGCGGAAAAATTCCTCGAGAATGGCGGCTCCGAAGGCGGCGACGACGGCTTCGAGGACGAAGCCGGTGCCGTGTAGGCGGGAGCAATTCCAGGAAAGTGCGTCGCGGTTTTCCGTCCGGAATTGCGCGAGGCAATCGGCCGGAGTTTGGCCATAATCTTATTATATCTGAATATGCTTATGTAATTGAGTTCCTGGTACTGCGTTCCGAACCGCCGGCCTTCGTGTCGGCGGTTTGCGTTTGCGGGCAGCGCAGGGCCGCCGGCGACGTCTGATTTGGCCCAATTCCGTGTTTCTGGACAGGGTCAAGAGCTACGGCTAAAAGGCCAATCTATCTTCGGAACCGAAAGCCCATTTGCCGCCGGCTAAGCCGGCGGTTCTCGCGAAAAGGCAGTACTCATGAGTGGCGTGAACGACATCCGGTCGACATTCCTCGACTACTTCCGCAAGGAGGGTCACGAGATCGTCGCCTCCAGCCCGCTTGTGCCGCGCAACGACCCGACGCTGATGTTCACCAACGCCGGCATGGTGCAGTTTAAGAACGTCTTCACCGGGCTGGAGAAGCGGCCTTATTCGCGCGCTTCGACCGCGCAGAAGAGCGTGCGCGCCGGCGGCAAGCACAATGACCTCGACAATGTCGGCTATACCGCGCGCCATCTCACCTTTTTCGAGATGCTCGGCAATTTCTCGTTCGGCGACTATTTCAAGGAGCGCGCGATCGAGCTTGCCTGGAACCTGATCACCAGGGAATTCGGCCTGCCGAAGGACAAGCTCCTGGTCACCGTCTATCACACCGACGACGAGGCGGCCGGCTACTGGAAGAAGATCGCCGGCTTCTCCGACGATCGCATCATCCGCATCCCGACCTCGGACAATTTCTGGGCGATGGGCGACACCGGACCGTGCGGCCCTTGTTCGGAGATATTCATCGACCGCGGCGAGCACATCTGGGGCGGACCGCCCGGCAGCCCGGAGGAGGACGGCGACCGGTTCCTCGAATTCTGGAACCTGGTGTTCATGCAGTATGAGCAGGTGACGAAGGAAGAGCGCATCGACCTGCCGCGTCCATCGATCGACACCGGCATGGGCCTGGAGCGCATGGCATCCATCCTGCAGGGGGTGGAGAGCGTTTTCGAGACCGACCTGTTCAAGCACCTGATCGATGCCGCGTCCTCGGCGCTCGGCCACGGTCCCAATGAGGAGAACGTTGCGTCCTTCCGCGTGATCGCGGATCACCTGCGCTCGACCTCCTTCCTGGTGGCCGACGGCGTGCTACCGTCCAACGAAGGCCGCGGCTATGTGCTGCGCCGCATCATGCGCCGCGCCATGCGCCATGCGCAGCTCTTGGGCGCCAAGGAGCCGCTGATGTGGAAGCTGGTTCCGGCGCTGGTGCGCGAAATGGGCCAGGCCTATCCCGAACTGAGCCGCGGCGAAGCGCTGATCACCGAGACGCTGAAGCTCGAGGAGACGCGCTTCCGCAAGACCCTGGTGCGCGGACTCGGGCTGCTGGCGGATGCGACGGAGACGCTCGGCGCCGGCGACATGCTGGACGGCGAGACGGCCTTCAAGCTCTATGACACCTACGGCTTCCCGCTCGACCTGACGCAGGATGCGCTGCGCCAGCGCAGCATCTCCGTCGATTTGGCCGGCTTCACCAATGCGATGGAGCGGCAGAGAGCAGAGGCGCGCGCGCATTGGGCGGGCTCGGGCGAAGCGGCGACCGAGACGGTCTGGTTTCCGGTGCGCGAGAAGGTGGGCGCGACCGATTTTCTCGGCTACGAGACGGAAGAGGCGGAAGGTCTGATCCAGGCGCTGGTCAAGGACGGCAAGACTGTCGACAGCGCCGGTCAAGGCGACGCCGTTGCCGTGATCGTCAACCAGACGCCGTTCTATGGCGAATCCGGCGGCCAGATGGGCGATACCGGCATAATCTTAGGCGACGGCTTCTCGATCGAGGTTTCCGATACGCAGAAGAAAGCCGACGGCCTGTTCGTGCATTTGGGCAAGGTGACGCGCGGCACGGTCAAAACCGGCGCTGCCGTCGAGCTCAAGGTCGACCATGCGCGCCGTTCGAAGCTGCGCGCCAACCATTCCGCGACGCATCTCATCCACGAGGCGCTGCGCGAGGTGCTGGGCACCCATGTCGCCCAGAAGGGCTCGCTGGTCGCGCCCGAACGGCTGCGCTTCGACATTTCGCACAACAAGCCGATCTCACCGGAAGAGCTCGAGGATGTCGAGCGCATGGCGAACGAGATCGTCGTGCAGAACAGCCCAGTGACGACGCGCCTGATGTCGGTCGACGATGCGATCGCCGAGGGCGCCATGGCGCTGTTCGGCGAGAAATACGGCGACGAAGTGCGCGTGGTGTCGATGGGAACTGGGTTGCATGGCGCCAGGGCCAACCGGCCTTATTCGGTCGAGCTCTGCGGCGGCACGCATGTCCGTTCGACCGGCGATATCGGCCTGGTGCGCATCCTGTCGGACAGCGCAGTCGCGGCCGGCGTGCGCCGCATCGAGGCGCTGACCGGCGAGGCGGCGCGCAGGCACCTCGACGAACAGGACAGACGCCTGAAGGCGGCTGCCGCGACCCTGAAGATCTCGCCGGCCGATGTGCCGGCCCGCGTCGAGACGCTGCTCGAGGAGCGCAAGAAGCTCGAGAAGGATCTCTCCGAGGCGCGCAAGAAGCTGGCGCTTGGCGCCGGCACGGCCGTGTCCGATGCCCCGGCCGCAAACGAGACGGTCGCCGGCGTCGGCTTCCTCGGCAAGGCCGTCAGCGGCGTTGCGCCGAAGGACCTGAAGCCGCTTGCCGATGCCGGCAAGAAGACGGTTGGCTCCGGTGTCGTGGTCTTCGTCGGCGCCGGCGAGGACAACAAGGCGAGCGTGGTGGTCGCCGTCACCGAGGACCTCACAGGCCGTTTCAGCGCCATCGATCTCGTCCGCGTCGCCTCTGCCGCGCTAGGCGGGCAGGGCGGCGGCGGGCGTCCCGACATGGCGCAGGCCGGCGGCCCCGACGCGTCCAAAGCGGACGACGCTATCGCGGCGGTAAGGGCGGCGCTCGAAGCCGCGTGACGGCCCGATGAAGGTCCTCGTTCTTGGCGGCTACGGCCTGATCGGAGAAGCCGTCCTTGAACGATTGATTGAAGACGGCCACGACCTGGTCGGGCTTGGCCGTGACGTCGTGCAGGCGCGGCGGCGCAAGCCTCGTGCCCAATGGATCGCAGCGGACATGTCGCGATTGCTCGCGGCGGCGGACTGGATTCCCTTGCTGGCCGGCGTGGAGGCGGTTGTGAACGCCGCCGGTGCTTTGCAGGACGGCTCGCGCGATCATCTGGACGCCATCCATCGGCGGTCGGTCGCTGCTCTCGTTACTGCTTGCGAACAGGCCGGTGTACGCCGACTGGTGCAGATTTCGGCGATCGGCGCCGATCTCGATTCCGACAACGCATTCTTTCGGACCAAGGCCGAAGGTGATCGCGCTGTCGCGTCATCCTCCTTGGAATGGACGATCCTGCGGCCAGGCCTGGTCATCGCGCAGGGCGCTTATGGCGGAACGGCTTTGTTGCGTGCGCTGGCTGCGTTTCCATGGTTCGTGCCAGCCGTGCTTGCGGATCGACCGATCCAGACGGTGTCTGTCGCGGATGTCGCCGAGGCGGTATCGCGCGCCGTTGGCGGGTCCCTGGCGCGCGGGCAGATCATCGATCTCGTCGAGGAACGGGCCAGACCTCTTGGCGCCGTCCTCCTTGAATTCCGAGCCTGGCTCGGCCTGCCCAAGGCGCCGGTCGTGGCAGTGCCGGCGATTGTCGGCCGGCTCGCTGGCATAGTCGCGGATCGACTCGGCCTTCTCGGGTGGCGATCTCCCTTGCGCAGCGCGGCGCTTGCCGCGCTCGAGAAGGGCGTGACCGGTAACCCGAAACCCTGGGCCGAAATCACGGGCCGCCCTCCGCAGCCTTTGGAAGCAACGCTGGCGGTAATGCCGGCGCATGTTCAGGAGCGGTGGTTCGCGCGTCTTTGGCTGCTGAAGCCGATCGTGTTTGCCATCCTGTCGACGTTCTGGCTGGCTTCAGGCGTTGTCGGGCTCGCCCGGCACGATGCGGCCGCCGACATTCTCGTCTCGCGCGGCCTGCCGCCCGCCGCTGCGCTTGGAATGGTTCTTGCGGGAAGCGTAGCGGACATCGTTGTCGGCGCCGCGGTTGTCGTGCGACCCCTCGCACGATTGGTGCTGCTGGCGATGGTCGCCATCACTTTGCTCTATCTTGCGGCTGCGACCATGCTTGCCCCCGATCTGTGGCTCGATCCTCTCGGGGCCATCGTCAAGGCCGTACCCATGCTTTGCCTCGTCCTGGTGGCCTTGGCGATTTTGGAAGAGCGATGAGCCTGTGGGCCGACATATTGCGCTGGCTGCACGTGATTGGTGCCACGGTGCTGTTCGGCACCGGTGCCGGCATAGCGTTCTTCATGCTGATGGCGCAGCGGACCGGCAAGCCCGAGATCGTCGCTCATGTCGCCGGGACAGTTGTGATTGCCGACGCCATCTTCACGGCGACGGCTGTCGTGGTCCAGCCGATCACCGGCGCGTTGCTGGCGCGCGAGATGGGATGGCCACTCAGCCAAGGCTGGATCGTGCTTTCGTTGCTGCTTTATGCCGTTGCCGGCGCATTCTGGCTGCCGGTCGTCTGGATCCAGATGCGTATACGCGATCTGGCACGGCAGGCTACGCGTGAACGGGCTCCTTTGCCGGACGAGGAAAAGCGCCTCTTCCGCATCTGGTTCGCCTTCGGCTTTCCTGCCTTTGGCGCCGTGGTTGCGATCCTCTGGCTGATGGTAACCAGGCCCGAGATCGGGTTTTAGAGCCGGCCACCCGCTGCAGGCCGAGATGCCTGCGTCAACCGGCCTTCTCGGTCTTGACAAAGCTCGGGCGGGCGGCGACGCGCATGTACCACTCCTCGATATCCGCAAAGCGCGCCAGCAGATCGCGGCCTTCGGCAACCTTGACGAAATAGGCGATGATCGGTGCTGCGTGCAGGTCGGCCAGCGTCAACTGGTCGCCAAGCAGCCATGGGCCTTTCGCCTTCAGCGACGTCAGTACCTTCAACACGGTCTCGGCCTGGCCGAGCCCGCCGGCGATCAGGCTCTCATCGGCCGGTATCTTTTCCAGCCGCTCGACCGCGACGTCCCAGACCATGGCGCGGTAGCCATAGGCATCGAGCATACCGATAATCTGGTCCACCCTCGCGCGGCCGCGCGGGTCGGCCGGTTGCAGGGGCGGACCGTCGAAGGCTTCGTCGACATAGCGCGCGATCGCGCTGGTCTCGAACAGCCGAAAACCGTCATGCTCGAAGGCCGGGATGCGGCCGAACGGGTGATGCTCGAGATACCAGGCCGGAATGCCGTCGGCGGCGAATATGTCGACAGGGGCGAGCTCGTAGTCGACGCCCTTTTCCTCCAGCGTCATCCGGGCGATGCGGACATAGACGCTGTAGTCGGCGCCGTAGAGGATCGGCTTTGCCATTTGCTATTCCTCTTTGTCTTGGCTGTCCCGTACCCAGACACGCAGCGGGCCGGCGGCCTGAAAGCCGCAGGTCAGTGCTTCATCCAACCCGGCGTCGCGGTCATACGCTACCAGCGCGCGACATCCAGCAAACGCATTGGCTGCTGCCCGCACTGCATCCCGATATGTCGGACTGCCATCCGTGGCAAAGACATTTGACAACCCAGTCACCAACTCGGATCTATTGGCTATGCAGCCGGCGGCAAAGCCGTCAGCTGTCCGTCGGCCAAGGATAGCGATTGCGGGGTCGGCCAGGACTGCCGCTGGAAAGACACGGCCGTTGGAGGGACTTGCGCGATCCGCCCAGGCAAATTCCCACATCTCCAAGCTGGCAGCGTCCTCAACACGCTCCCAACCGGAAGGCGTCCTCGTCGGATGACTTAGGTCCGTCCAGATCCAGCTTGCTTCGAAGAGCTGACTGAACCCGAGCGGTTGGAGATCGAGACGGCAGAACCCGTCCTTGACCGAAAAGCTGGTAGCAAGGACGGATGTCAGTCTGGCTATTTCCGCAAGTTGGACCGCTACGGCATCGGCATCCAGAGTAGCGACATTGGGGTAGTAAGGAGGTGCTTGCCGGTCGCTCGACCAGACGAAGTCGTTCCTCAGATCACTTAGCCCATGCGCCTTGAAAATAGCCTGACAGAGATCGGCGTTATTGCCAGCGCAAAGGCGGACCCTTTCGCTGGCAACAATGCTCGGCACTTCTCACCCCATGGCCTTCTGCAGGTTCTCGTCGATCTTGTCGAGGAAGCCGGTGGTCGACAGCCAGGGCTGGTCGGGGCCGATCAGCAGCGACAGGTCCTTGGTCATGAAGCCGGACTCGACGGTCTGGATGCAAACTTTTTCCAGCGTCTCGGCGAAGCGCTTCAGCTCGGCGTTGTCGTCGAGCTTGGCGCGATGGGCGAGGCCGCGCGTCCAGGCGAAGATCGAGGCGATCGAGTTGGTCGAGGTCTCCTCGCCCTTCTGGTGCTGGCGGTAGTGGCGGGTGACCGTGCCGTGCGCGGCTTCCGCTTCCACGGTCTTGCCGTCCGGCGTCATCAGCACGGAGGTCATCAGTCCGAGCGAGCCGAAACCTTGCGCCACCGTGTCCGACTGCACGTCGCCGTCATAGTTCTTGCAGGCCCAGATGTAGCCGCCCGACCATTTCAGGCTAGAGGCCACCATGTCGTCGATCAGCCGGTGCTCGTACCAGAGTTTCTTCGCCTTGAACTCGGCCTCGAACTCCTTCTCGTAGACTTCCTGGAAGATGTCCTTGAAGCGCCCGTCATAGGCCTTGAGGATGGTGTTCTTGGTCGAGAGGTAGACCGGATAGTTGCGCAGCAGGCCGTAGTTCAGCGAGGCGCGGGCGAATTCGCGGATCGACTCGTCGAGATTGTACATGGCCATGGCGACGCCGGAGGAGGGCGCGTCGTAAACGTCATGCTCGATCACTGTGCCGTCCTCGCCGACGAACTTGATCGTCAGCTTGCCCTTGCCGGGATAGCGGAAATCGGTGGCGCGGTACTGGTCGCCGAAGGCATGACGGCCGACGACGATCGGCTTGGTCCAGCCCGGCACCAGGCGCGGCACGTTCTTCATGATGATCGGCTCGCGGAAGATGGTGCCGCCGAGGATGTTGCGGATGGTGCCGTTCGGCGACTTCCACATCTTCTTCAGCTTGAATTCCTCGACGCGGGCCTCGTCGGGCGTGATCGTCGCGCATTTCACGCCGACGCCGTATTTCTTGATGGCGTTGGCCGAGTCGATTGTCACCTGGTCGTTGGTGTCGTCGCGGTGCTGGATGCTGAGGTCGTAATAGTCGAGCTTGATGTCGAGATAAGGGTGGATCAGCTTGTCCTTGATGAACTGCCAGATGATGCGGGTCATCTCGTCGCCGTCGAGCTCGACGACCGGGTTCGCCACCTTAATCTTCGCCATGGAAAGAATGCCTCGTTGCTGGAGGATATTAACGGCCTTGCCCGCATGGTTTCGGCCGGGGTTGCGGAGCGTATATCAAAGCCTTTTTGAGCGCGCAAACCGCGATCCCTACCACTATGGACGAGTGCCGCGCTTGTGAGTGCTTCATTTTCCGGGCCGGATATGGCAGGGGACGCCGAAACGCCGCAAACCCCGGTTACCGAAAGCCATGCCAACCGCAAAAGACCCCGCCAAGACCACCGGACCGGCGATCATCCTCGTCGAGCCGCAACTCGGCGAGAACATAGGCATGGTCGCCCGCGCCATGGCGAATTTCGGCCTTTCCGAGCTGCGCCTGGTCAATCCGCGCGACGGCTGGCCGAGCGAGAAGGCGCGGGCCGCCGCCAGCCGCGCCGACCATGTCATCGATGCAACGAAGGTGTTCGACGATCTGGCCTCGGCGGTCGCCGATCTCAACTTCGTCTTCGCCACCACGGCACGCGAGCGCGACGGCTTCAAACCGGTGCGCGGTCCCGTGGAAGCGGGCAGGGCGCTGAGAGCCCGCGTCGAGGCCGGGCTGCGCACCGGAATCCTGTTCGGCCGCGAGCGCTTCGGCCTCTATAATGACGAGGTCGGCCTTGCCGACGAGGTCGTCACTTTTCCTGTCGATCCAGGCTTTTCCTCGCTCAACATCGCGCAGGCGGTGCTTTTGATGTCCTATGAGTGGATGAAGTCCGGTCTTGCCGACGAGACCGCGACCAATTTCTCCGGACCGGAGCTGGTTCCGGCGACCAAGGAACAGTTGCACAGCCTGTTCACCTATCTGGAAGGCGCGCTCGAGGCGCGCGGCTATTTCCGGCCGGAGGAGAAGAGGCCGAAGATGGTCGACAATCTGCGCGCCGTGCTGACGCGGGCAGGATTCGCCGAGCCGGAACTGAAGGTGCTGCGCGGCATCATCTCGTCGCTCGACCGGTTCTCTCCGGCAATGCCGCGCGGCGACGGCTCGCCGGGAGACGATCCGAGGCGGCTGCCGGCCGCACGGAAACGAGTGGCGGACAAAGAAAGTTAAAATCTGTAAGCCCTGAGCCTTCGAAGTAACCGAATATTATTCGGTTTTGATCCATCGTTATTGCAACGGTGGGGTGGCATATGTTCACGTCCAATATCGGCCGTCTGCGTTTCTTCTTCTATTCGTTCGCTCTGTTCATAGCGGAGGCGGTGGCGATCGTGCTCTGCATTGCCGCAACGATCGGCTTTGCGGGATTGATCGATTCGATGCCGGGTTCGTCGCGGCAGGGCCTGGCCGGCGCCGCGCTTATTGTGTCTCTTCTCTTCGTTGCGCTGCGCGGCAACATCGCCTGGCGCCGCAGCCGCGATGCCAACGGGGCCAAGTGGATCCTTTGGGCCTACATCGTCCTTTCCGCCATCTACGCCTTCCTGCAGGCCGGCACGCTGCTGGTGATCGATTTCGGCAATCCGGAAAGCACGCCAAGCGGCCTGAACCTGCTCGGCCTCTCCATTTTCGGCCTCTGGTGCACGATCCTGTGGGCGAAGCCTGTCGCCGGCAGCAATATCAATGAGTTGACAGAGGTTTTCGATTTCGAAGGTTCGTTGCCGGCACCAACTCGCGCCGAGCGCACGACAACGAGCGTCGCTACCGCTGCGCCGCGCGCTGCCGCGCGTTCCGCGCCGGCGCCGCAGCCGTTTGGCCGGCCGAAGCCCGCGGGGTTCGGCAAGCGCGGGCTCTGAGCAATTTCAAGACTGCGCAAAAGCTGCTGGCATTTGCCACTTCAACACCATGATCGTTCAAGATAGAAGCGCCTTGGCCAAATCACGGGCCAAGGTCTGCTTTTGGTCCGATGACAATGAATGATCGATCAAGCCACAGCCCGATCCTGATGTTCGATTCCGGTATCGGCGGGCTGACGGTGCTGCGCGAGGCACGCGTCCTGATGCCGGACCGTCGCTTCATCTATGTCGCCGACGACGCGGCATTTCCTTATGGTGCTTGGGAAGAGCCGGCGCTCAAGGAACACATCCTTTCGCTGTTCGGCAAATTGCTCGACCGCCTGCAGCCGGCGATTTCGGTCATCGCCTGCAACACCGCTTCGACCCTGGTGATCGATGCGCTGCGCGAAAAATTCCCCGGCCATCCCTTCGTCGGCACCGTGCCGGCGATCAAGCCGGCCGCGGAGCGCACGCGTTCCGGCCTGGTCTCGGTGCTGGCGACGCCGGGCACGGTGAAGCGCCAATACACGCGCGACCTGATCAGCAAATGGGCGCAGAAGTGCCATGTCCGGCTGGTCGGCAGCGACAGGCTGGCGGGTTTGGCGGAGATCTACATGCGCGAGGGCTTTGTCGATGAGGAGGCCGTGCGCGCCGAGATCGCGCCCTGCTTCATCGAGCGCGACGGCATGCGCACCGACATCGTCGTGCTCGCCTGCACGCATTATCCGTTCCTCGCCAACCGCATGCGCAAGACGGCGCCCTGGCCGGTCGACTGGATCGATCCGGCGGAAGCCATCGCGCGACGGGCCATGTCGCTGCTCGAACCCGTCAGCGAACCGTCGGGGGAGAACGAGGCCGACATCGCGGTCTTCACCTCGGGCAAGGTGGATTTCGCCACGAAACGGCTCATCCAGGGCTTTGGATTGACCGCAGGCTAAAGCGCATCGCGATCTTTCAGGTTCGCTCCTTGCGCTTCAGGTTTTTGATTGCCCCGAACCGGTTCCCACTTTCGGGAGATACGCGTTAGCGCTGGAACTGCGGCCTGTGCCGCAGCGTTCTCCTCACAGCAAAGGAGGATCCACCATGCCTGCCACATCACAAGCTCAGCAAAAGGCGGCCGGCGCGGCACTCGCGGCCAAACGCGGCGAGATCAAGAAAAGCGAGCTCAAAGGCGCATCGCGCGAGATGTATGAATCGATGAGCGAGAAGCAGCTCGAGGAATTCGCCGAAACCAAGCGCAAGGGCCTGCCCAGCAAGAAGTCGTGAGCTGCCGCCAGGTCGGAGTCGGGCACCGGATTGAAAAAGCCCGCGGGATAGCCGCGGGCTTCGCCTTGTTGGGCTCAAAGCAACCAACTTACCGGCGCCACCAGCAGTGCCGTACCTTGTAACGAACGACGTAGCGGTGGCCGTGACGCCATACGACTCTTTTCTTCACCACGACGCGGCACACCTGCGTGTGGCTGTGCCAGTGCCTTGCCATGGCGGGCGCCGGCGTCATGATCGCCATCGACCCCGCCAACACCGCGGCGCCGGTCAAGGTAAGGAAGAACTTCTTCATGGGAATTCGGACTCCTCTGCTTCAGTCCCTTCATCAAGTGTCAGGGCAAAGCTACGTCCCGAAATGGTTGCGCCCCCACCCTGATGCCGTCGGCGTCCGCCACATCCGGCACCGCATGCAACGCAGAATGGTATAGGGTCGGCCGTTGCGTCGCCAGTCACAAGCTTGACAGCGGTTAAATCTCTGTTTAACAGGCCATCAACACCGGGTGGCGACGCCCGGTGGTTTCTTTTGCATGGGCAAGATCTCACCGGCGTGCCGGCGGTCTTGTTCGAACTGACGTGTCCCGTGGGCTTTTCCGTCGCGTTGCGTGGAAAACCCTGTCAGGTCTCGAAAACGGAGGCCAGAGGAGGGCGCGTTTCCTTC from Mesorhizobium sp. M1E.F.Ca.ET.045.02.1.1 includes the following:
- the recA gene encoding recombinase RecA, which translates into the protein MAQNTLRLVEDKAVDKSKALDAALSQIERAFGKGSIMRLGANEQVVEIETVPTGSLGLDIALGVGGLPRGRIIEIYGPESSGKTTLALHTVAEAQKKGGICAFVDAEHALDPVYARKLGVDLENLLISQPDTGEQALEICDTLVRSGAIDVLVVDSVAALTPRAEIEGEMGDALPGLQARLMSQALRKLTASISRSNTMVIFINQIRMKIGVMFGSPETTTGGNALKFYASVRLDIRRIGSVKDRDEVVGNQTRVKVVKNKLAPPFKVVEFDIMYGEGVSKTGELVDLGVKAGVVEKSGAWFSYNSQRLGQGRENAKLFLRDNPDTAREIELALRQNAGLIAEKFLENGGSEGGDDGFEDEAGAV
- the alaS gene encoding alanine--tRNA ligase — its product is MSGVNDIRSTFLDYFRKEGHEIVASSPLVPRNDPTLMFTNAGMVQFKNVFTGLEKRPYSRASTAQKSVRAGGKHNDLDNVGYTARHLTFFEMLGNFSFGDYFKERAIELAWNLITREFGLPKDKLLVTVYHTDDEAAGYWKKIAGFSDDRIIRIPTSDNFWAMGDTGPCGPCSEIFIDRGEHIWGGPPGSPEEDGDRFLEFWNLVFMQYEQVTKEERIDLPRPSIDTGMGLERMASILQGVESVFETDLFKHLIDAASSALGHGPNEENVASFRVIADHLRSTSFLVADGVLPSNEGRGYVLRRIMRRAMRHAQLLGAKEPLMWKLVPALVREMGQAYPELSRGEALITETLKLEETRFRKTLVRGLGLLADATETLGAGDMLDGETAFKLYDTYGFPLDLTQDALRQRSISVDLAGFTNAMERQRAEARAHWAGSGEAATETVWFPVREKVGATDFLGYETEEAEGLIQALVKDGKTVDSAGQGDAVAVIVNQTPFYGESGGQMGDTGIILGDGFSIEVSDTQKKADGLFVHLGKVTRGTVKTGAAVELKVDHARRSKLRANHSATHLIHEALREVLGTHVAQKGSLVAPERLRFDISHNKPISPEELEDVERMANEIVVQNSPVTTRLMSVDDAIAEGAMALFGEKYGDEVRVVSMGTGLHGARANRPYSVELCGGTHVRSTGDIGLVRILSDSAVAAGVRRIEALTGEAARRHLDEQDRRLKAAAATLKISPADVPARVETLLEERKKLEKDLSEARKKLALGAGTAVSDAPAANETVAGVGFLGKAVSGVAPKDLKPLADAGKKTVGSGVVVFVGAGEDNKASVVVAVTEDLTGRFSAIDLVRVASAALGGQGGGGRPDMAQAGGPDASKADDAIAAVRAALEAA
- a CDS encoding SDR family oxidoreductase; this translates as MKVLVLGGYGLIGEAVLERLIEDGHDLVGLGRDVVQARRRKPRAQWIAADMSRLLAAADWIPLLAGVEAVVNAAGALQDGSRDHLDAIHRRSVAALVTACEQAGVRRLVQISAIGADLDSDNAFFRTKAEGDRAVASSSLEWTILRPGLVIAQGAYGGTALLRALAAFPWFVPAVLADRPIQTVSVADVAEAVSRAVGGSLARGQIIDLVEERARPLGAVLLEFRAWLGLPKAPVVAVPAIVGRLAGIVADRLGLLGWRSPLRSAALAALEKGVTGNPKPWAEITGRPPQPLEATLAVMPAHVQERWFARLWLLKPIVFAILSTFWLASGVVGLARHDAAADILVSRGLPPAAALGMVLAGSVADIVVGAAVVVRPLARLVLLAMVAITLLYLAAATMLAPDLWLDPLGAIVKAVPMLCLVLVALAILEER
- a CDS encoding DUF2269 domain-containing protein, with protein sequence MSLWADILRWLHVIGATVLFGTGAGIAFFMLMAQRTGKPEIVAHVAGTVVIADAIFTATAVVVQPITGALLAREMGWPLSQGWIVLSLLLYAVAGAFWLPVVWIQMRIRDLARQATRERAPLPDEEKRLFRIWFAFGFPAFGAVVAILWLMVTRPEIGF
- a CDS encoding glutathione S-transferase family protein produces the protein MAKPILYGADYSVYVRIARMTLEEKGVDYELAPVDIFAADGIPAWYLEHHPFGRIPAFEHDGFRLFETSAIARYVDEAFDGPPLQPADPRGRARVDQIIGMLDAYGYRAMVWDVAVERLEKIPADESLIAGGLGQAETVLKVLTSLKAKGPWLLGDQLTLADLHAAPIIAYFVKVAEGRDLLARFADIEEWYMRVAARPSFVKTEKAG
- a CDS encoding NADP-dependent isocitrate dehydrogenase, whose product is MAKIKVANPVVELDGDEMTRIIWQFIKDKLIHPYLDIKLDYYDLSIQHRDDTNDQVTIDSANAIKKYGVGVKCATITPDEARVEEFKLKKMWKSPNGTIRNILGGTIFREPIIMKNVPRLVPGWTKPIVVGRHAFGDQYRATDFRYPGKGKLTIKFVGEDGTVIEHDVYDAPSSGVAMAMYNLDESIREFARASLNYGLLRNYPVYLSTKNTILKAYDGRFKDIFQEVYEKEFEAEFKAKKLWYEHRLIDDMVASSLKWSGGYIWACKNYDGDVQSDTVAQGFGSLGLMTSVLMTPDGKTVEAEAAHGTVTRHYRQHQKGEETSTNSIASIFAWTRGLAHRAKLDDNAELKRFAETLEKVCIQTVESGFMTKDLSLLIGPDQPWLSTTGFLDKIDENLQKAMG
- a CDS encoding RNA methyltransferase encodes the protein MPTAKDPAKTTGPAIILVEPQLGENIGMVARAMANFGLSELRLVNPRDGWPSEKARAAASRADHVIDATKVFDDLASAVADLNFVFATTARERDGFKPVRGPVEAGRALRARVEAGLRTGILFGRERFGLYNDEVGLADEVVTFPVDPGFSSLNIAQAVLLMSYEWMKSGLADETATNFSGPELVPATKEQLHSLFTYLEGALEARGYFRPEEKRPKMVDNLRAVLTRAGFAEPELKVLRGIISSLDRFSPAMPRGDGSPGDDPRRLPAARKRVADKES
- the murI gene encoding glutamate racemase is translated as MNDRSSHSPILMFDSGIGGLTVLREARVLMPDRRFIYVADDAAFPYGAWEEPALKEHILSLFGKLLDRLQPAISVIACNTASTLVIDALREKFPGHPFVGTVPAIKPAAERTRSGLVSVLATPGTVKRQYTRDLISKWAQKCHVRLVGSDRLAGLAEIYMREGFVDEEAVRAEIAPCFIERDGMRTDIVVLACTHYPFLANRMRKTAPWPVDWIDPAEAIARRAMSLLEPVSEPSGENEADIAVFTSGKVDFATKRLIQGFGLTAG
- a CDS encoding DUF3008 family protein, which codes for MPATSQAQQKAAGAALAAKRGEIKKSELKGASREMYESMSEKQLEEFAETKRKGLPSKKS